actgaataaaattataaaaattatgttaaagatatgagatgatgattttttttaaaaaaataaacaatttaaCAATTCAAGAGATATAGGCGTAAAAGCTAAGAAAAGGGTCGAGAAAAGTCCATGATGAAGAGTGAAGCCTTATAACTATagtaattttgatattttggtagtttttgtattttttagaaagtGATGCAGTCTCCCAGTTGAGCCATGATTCAATGACTGTATATTTCATTCATATTGGTTATACATCAATGCCTCATGAATAGCCTAGATTTctcttattaatataaaaggaaaaaaaatgtttgctgGGCATCATGAACCTTTGTTGTTAGTATTTTAGAATTAGAACTAAAATGTTGCAATGCTGGTTTGTGTTGCATACTTGCGTGGTGTAAAACTGGTGTAACGGTATACTTATGCTGTGTTcagtttgcaaaatatatatttaaagtattaaacgtaatctaattacaaaacaagttttagattctgtctggaaaccgtgagatgaatattttgagtctaattatctgtcattagcatgtattggttactgtagcacttatggctaattacatgctaattaggttcaaaaattcgtctcatggttttcccataactatgtaattaattttaatattcatatatatttaatggtttatttagatgtctaaatattcgatgatatcttttagaaaacttttggaaactaaaccgGGCCTAACCAATTCTGCAAttctaccaaaaaaaatgcaatgccAACTCGCAGCTGCAGTAGTAGTACACTAGTACTGGTTTGTGGAATTCCCTGGTTTGTGCGTTGCGTTGGGCCGTTGGAGGTTGGCTGTCTCCGGTTAACCGTACACGCGCGCATTGGGAGCGAAGACGCGTCGCACGCTGGAATTGACCGGGCGTGTTGCAAAAAGTGGCACACTGTTTCCTACCACTAGGAGTAGACTACtttataattagtatttatatatttaaattatgtcTAAAAGGCGTATTATTGTAccgtttatatttaatgtccgtctttaaaaaaatcataattagtattttcatggttattaaatgataaaatatgaattttattttatgcatgtttgtttcataattttgtaataaaattttctaaataagacgaacaatcAAATTTTTGACAAGAAATCCATAAATGCAGTTAAAATGGGATGgatgtagtatatttttagggCTGGACGGAGATTAAGAAAATAGGTAGTAGTGATGAAAAGAATAGTATGATTGGTTGAAAAACAACGTAAATCGGAAAATTAAATAGAGAATGATTGCTTAAAATGATGAGTTATGTGGAggaataactttattttgagataaaaGACCAGGGatataaataactttatttgaGACAGAGAGTACCGCCATATTGCAATGAACTCATTCGTTTtagaggaaaaataaatgttttggATTCCTAAAAGATACTTGTATGGTGTATAGTTCAGTTTGTAGAAATGAagtgttgaaaaataaaaagaattttttttcttcctacaAGTCACagagaaaaaaggagaaaattttCCATCCACTCTtatctttgaatttttttataaattaatatatgcacgtatttttattttctttactttttCCATCCCTATATTGAAATTTCTCCAAGCAGAAGAAGTCGTAAGTATTAATGTGTTTGATTCCATAATTTTCATTGATTACCCAGCAACAATAAGCTTAGAAAAGAAATctaaatcatttaaaattcaaaacccGATCAATGAAGTGACTAAAAGAGTGTATTTTGATTCAATCATAAtatttactaaataatttagaaaaacttgtattttgatacaaatggagtattttgaattcaaaatataCATAGTCTATAATAGTACCACAATACCTTCACTTTCACTAACACAAAAAAAGACTGTCACCTATATTCTTTCTTCCACTCTCACAAAGTTCAATATCATGGTTACtcgaaaattattttttttgacaaactaGCATATCGCACATGTGTTACAATGgaattttactaaaaatatcattatcatgttataaaagtaaagttaataaaaatagtttgatatataggtccacttattttctttttaaaaaatatgagggATTGGTGGTGGGATAGGTGATGGATTTAGCACCATCACTACTCCTctctataaaatatagataacgTGGAAAAGAACGAACTTTTTTGTGCTAGAGTTAGTAGAACAAATCACAATGTCTTCCATTTTGGACCTAATCATCCCCCACTCACAAAAATATTgaggatgattgtttggccaaacggcatatttgcaaatacaaataatttataaataaaaaatatatataaacattagtaaaaaaatcttaaaatcaattttaaattaaggttaaaaattaaaattttgatttataagtataagcagaaagGAAAAGAGCATGATAATTAATGTCGTCTCCATCATGTTTACGCCTGCCACATGTCTTATAACACACAAATACACAATGACAACCTTTGGGAGTCAAATTAGTGCTTTTTGTTGGCTTAGAGAAGAGTTCAACCCAATTCTTTATTATTGAACCGGTGGAGCACTTGATCTTCCTTCCCTTGTTAACAATAATTCCCTGCATCTGCATGATGTGCATCCTGCAATGGGCGGCGTGGCCAGCACTACGTAGATCTGGTCCCACAAATCAGCCACAGCCACTGCCACTGCAGGGACGCCACACTTGCTTGTCCAGGATCAATTGCtttgattaaattaattaagccaTCTCATCGTATTCTCTTCTCGAGCATTCTCTTTAAAATTTATGCTCTTTCCACCGAATCAGCCTACGTGCATCAATTCTGCCCACACATTCTCTACTGGCACACTTGTCCCCAACTGGTATACACGACTGATTTTTATATCAACCCCATTCTTTTCTTACGATTACAGTCTGGGACTCTGGGTAAGCATAGGCTATAATAGAAAGAACCTGGTAAGAATTAATAAAGGTTCCTCCGTTGGGTTAAGCGACTTTATTAACATTTaaagttttggtttttaaaaataattttaggagTGAATTATCACACACCATCAAAGAGAATCAGACAATGTAAGTGGCAAAAAAGAACcaacagtttgaatttgaatttaaaatttaaaatccgTGTTGGATCATAGTTCAACGACAGCCAAGCATACTCGAGTACACAACACCACGCAACAACCACAAACTTTACGAGCTATTTCCCTCCGTATTCTATTGTAGTTacatttataactaaaaattttaagtataatttatttttttgcatatttacataatatttttgaataagatacatagttaaacacataaaaaaatcaacgacgtcatcTATTAAAGAACAGATACTGAGCGAGTATTACCTAATAGAACTAGATATTCTGGATAATTAGTAGTATTACATATTCTGGAGTAGTGGTAAATAAACGACAGAAATAGTTCATAAATATCCACCGGCCGATGCTCAATCCACAAACTAAGTTTCTGAAGTATCCAGGATATAGTTCATAAATATACTATGCATAACTCAGAAACACTCAGATTTTTACAAACAACAGTCTAGCATCTTCGGGATGGCCTAGAAAAATTGAGTAAAACGTTTACAGTGGTATGAAATTCTACCGACAAATCAGGGTGAGGAATTTTGCGATATCGATATCCTACGgctttgttaaaaaattttcttgcCAAACTAACACTGCTTCGGTGGCAATCCGAGAGCTGAATTCCAAGAATTCCAATTTCATGCTACTCTATTCATATAACCTGCCAACCTCTCTTATGAGTATGGCTGTAATGGTGAGAGTTGTTTCCTGGTTCATTATTAGAGTTCTCTCCACCCGTAATAGTTTAGAGTTCATCATGGCCACTCTGGTTCAAAGACATGCCCTCAAGCTTCTGTTCCAATTCCTGTTACATTAGCACAGCTCTGTAAGTTCCGATCTATATTAAAAAGGGAAACAGAAGGCATCAACTGGAGGATGAGAAAGAACCTTCAGCTTCTCTTCAACGCAGAGCGCTGGAGTAGATAATACAGCCACATACCTGTCACatgaaataaaataggcaTGTAAGTTTAAAGAGTAATGTGCAGTTCCAGGAAACGTAGAAGCCGTATCTAGAGGCATCAACATACTCGCATCTGCTAGGTTCGTCGACGTCATTAATCTCATTACTCAACCCACATCTGAGTCTAACCTGTATCATAAGGTAAGCCATAAAAGCGGTTACATTCCAAGGCTTCCAAACAGAAACAGACAATGCATGTTAACATAACGGGCATGCTGGTGTGAAAAGAAGCACCTTCAAACTTCGGTCAGGGCCATTCCAGCATCTGTCTCCATTTGAAAATTGCATTAGTCTGTAGGATTCTTCAAATTTATCCCAGCGCCTGACAACAGAAGATTTTATGTTATCGCACAAGATAATTGCATAGCACTATTCTGAGAGTAATAAAGTATTGCTTAATATACATGCTTGTATGAAGCATGCAGAGAGTTAATGTTGAGGCTATGCAGTCAATTTATGGAGGATGGAATAAGCAAATCTAGAACTTCCATTCGATAAGCTCAGATAAAatccttagagcatctccaacagtcTCTCTAAATTCAACTCTCCAAATGTCTATTTGGTCACTCTCTATTTCATTtgtccattcaaatttaatttttactacAACAGTCTCTCCATCCATCTCTCTATTCTGACTCAATGACACGCGTCAACCTCTATTTCGTCCTTCtactctctcctctttctttctcgtcctctctctccccaatCTGGAGGACGGAGGCCAGAGCGGCGAGCGGAGGCCGGCAGAGGCGtgcgggacggcggcggcgaggcagaggCCGGTGCGCGCCGCGTagaccgacggcggcggtgacggaggCGGGCGGCCTGCCATGGCGGACGGCACGCGCGGACCGtgcggaggtcggcggcgcgcgcgggtgCGGAGGCCAGTGGCAGGCGCGagggcggaggccggcggcaggcgcgggggcggaggccggcgacgGACGCGGCGAGCTGACTGGACGCCGTGCATCGCCTCAGGAGCATTGCGAGTGCAAaggtgggaggaggagagagaagccGTGGGGCACACTTTTGGCAAGTCTTTTTTAGATGGCCAAAGTTGGCCAGTGGCGGTTGGCCACTCTATTGGATTGCAACTTTGAGACTAAATCTccaaattttagcttggagAGGCATTTGGCAaatctgttggagatgctcttatgcAGTATGTAAAACTAGTTGGTGGTCTGACTAGCCAAAACTGGGAAAGCCAGTTATTCTGAACTCTACGACTCTTTGCAAAGTGATCCAATACATCATTAGGAATAACTGAATGAGATATCTGCAGTGACAATAAggaaaaatagtaaatttgAAAGGAGGCTAACAAACATACCCCAGGCTGGTGGTACTATGTCCTTCAACCTGTGAAGCTTTCTTGAATGGACATACCTTGTAAACATACCTACAAATAAGAATCCCAGCACACATACGATAGTAGTTAACCAAATACAGAACGGTAATGAAGGAAACAAATCATTggaatatttacaaaaaaagaTGTGAGGTTGGATGCCTATAAGCATACTTACTTGCCCTCCTTGCTTTCAAAGCACTGGTCATAAAAGTAATAGAACTCCTTCTCCTTACCTAATAAGAATTTATTCCTTCAATTAGTTTTGATATTTTACGCATTTCAAAGTGATGTATGAACTACACTGATACATCTGAGGAAGTCAAAATCTAGAATGGCTATTAACTCAATAATTCTTAACAATGCATTTTTCTACAGTAATGAACTAACGAAGGCTCAATGGTAAAATATACTTAAggattaggtttttttttcagaaggtATTACTCCGTATGTAATGAAACACACTGCTGTCAATTGCCCACCACTGAAGACATTACTGCTCAAATTGGTGATGTTAATGACAGAAAAATAGGACATGTCTTGCCTGCGTAAGAGATGGCTTGATTTAGAAAAGCTCTTGTTCATTGTTTATGGTAAGGAGTACTTTCCTGCTAGTGCTTCTATTGACTTTGAGAGTATTTATTTGCCATTTTGAAGATAGAAATTTTCAGTCCACGACTTAGTAATCCAGTCTAGGTCAATTCATGCTGATTGCTATTCCTAAGTATCGtcaattttaacattaaaaacCTCAACTAGATGACTTGAGCCGTATTCTCGCTGGTATAAGCATGTCAGTATATATACTTGCAATGCAGCCAAAACAGAATAAACAAGTGACTTGCGCATTCAATCACCAAGTTAACAAAGTTTCCATTGACTTACCAAAGTCATGTTTTAGCTTATCGGTAAGAGTGGATATCCTAGACTGAATTTTGGACAGCTTTGAGCTTGCATCATCATACTCCTTACGAACATGAGAAGCCTCTAAAAAGGAGACGCATAAGTTATACATCATCTCACATGATTTTGGAAGGATCATCACAAAAAGAATTAACCACATACCAGATAAATCAACAGGGGTCTTGAAAAAGTTGAATGCTTGTAAAACATTTTGTACAGTTTGCTGAATTTTGTCCAGCCATGATGCTTGCCCGGAGGCAGTTAAATCTGATAgaacagaaaaggaaaatcaaTAGCCAAATGTAGGAAGACGTCAAAGGACAGAAACAATACTTAAGTTACATAAACCATATACCTGAATGGTCGTcactttttttatcatcatcaGACTTGTATGATTCAACATGCTCATCATGATCATCAGCATATTCATTGTCTGATTCATGCGAGAAGTCTTCATCATCATATTTATGTCTGTCATCCTCAATTTCTGAATGGTAACCGCTATAGTTGTCTTCTGCATGTTCTGATATATCAAATTCATCTTCATTTGTTCCTTCTGAAGGCTCTGGCATGTCATGCTCAGCTTCGTGCTcctttttatcatctttacTGGCCTCACCAACCTTTTCTCCAGTCCATCGGGAAGCCACCAGGCGACCCAACTCCTCCCTTGATAAACCTTCTGTGTCAGCAGGAGTGGGTTCCTGAAAAATTAATCAGCCACATTTCTTCAACCCTTTCAGTGCATTGGAAACACCAATGAAAGATCAATGCTTGGACTGATACTTGTAATGTAATAATCCCTAAATAAGTTTTAACTTTCTTTAACTGATTATAATTGGGTATAAGGACAGCAATGATGTGCATCTACTAGCAAGTGCTGGTGCAATGCacgactattttttttagcaataaTGCATGACTGGTTGATTTTGCAGAGCTTATTAATTGGACAGACCTACAAAGATAGCTATTATCTCTACTACTACTGAAACTtgaaaacattatatctactACTGTGAAAGCAGAGTCGTCCTCCTtccaccccctcccccaccgcACAGGCATATTACTAGTTAAAAGGGAAATGGCTTGGTGCACAGCCGGGCCTGCATCCCCATTAGTATGATGGATCCAACATCTTCCAATGTTTcgaaattcagaaaaaaaaaacatgaatgtAATGTAATGCACATAAAATTATCTAAACCCGAAAAATTCAGTTTCAAAATGATTGCTCACATAGAGACCTAATGCCAGCTTGACTGGTTGTCCTTTTAATTTCG
This is a stretch of genomic DNA from Oryza brachyantha chromosome 1, ObraRS2, whole genome shotgun sequence. It encodes these proteins:
- the LOC102704856 gene encoding glucosidase 2 subunit beta — translated: MSHRALLLAALLLWISAAAASRPPLDTLGIPPQDEAYFRGGVIKCRDGSGRFTRDKLNDDFCDCPDGTDEPGTSACPEGKFYCQNAGHSPITIFSSRVNDGICDCCDGSDEYDSNVTCKNTCWEAGKVAREKLKKKVATYKSGVVIRNQEVQKAKVAFTKDDAELAKLKGEEKILQGLVDKLKEQKRLIEKAEEEERLRKEKEEKRMKEEAEKQAADEKKVSDVSQEVDSHENHVDVQEDENKEDPHHDGHVTSHENYTPESQSSAEEHVPENQDDISKGEDGDESPPKEIPAAPTQEQEPTPADTEGLSREELGRLVASRWTGEKVGEASKDDKKEHEAEHDMPEPSEGTNEDEFDISEHAEDNYSGYHSEIEDDRHKYDDEDFSHESDNEYADDHDEHVESYKSDDDKKSDDHSDLTASGQASWLDKIQQTVQNVLQAFNFFKTPVDLSEASHVRKEYDDASSKLSKIQSRISTLTDKLKHDFGKEKEFYYFYDQCFESKEGKYVYKVCPFKKASQVEGHSTTSLGRWDKFEESYRLMQFSNGDRCWNGPDRSLKVRLRCGLSNEINDVDEPSRCEYVAVLSTPALCVEEKLKELEQKLEGMSLNQSGHDEL